In Xyrauchen texanus isolate HMW12.3.18 chromosome 13, RBS_HiC_50CHRs, whole genome shotgun sequence, a single genomic region encodes these proteins:
- the LOC127653604 gene encoding prefoldin subunit 5-like has translation MAVNLTELSLPQLESLKTQLDQETEFLSSSIGQLKVVQTKYVEAKDSLNVLNKSNEGKELLVPLTSSMYVPGKLHDVDHVLVDIGTGYFVEKNVEDSKGFFKRKIDFLTKQIEKIQPALQEKHAMKQAVVEVMNMKLQQLHSQQASQSGTTKA, from the exons ATGGCTGTGAATCTGACTGAATTGTCTCTTCCACAATTAGAGAGCTTGAAAACTCAGCTTGACCAG GAAACAGAGTTCCTGTCATCCTCCATTGGTCAGCTGAAAGTCGTCCAAACAAAATATGTGGAGGCTAAAGACAGTTTAAATGTTCTCAATAAGAGTAATGAAG GAAAAGAACTACTTGTCCCCCTCACCAGTTCT ATGTACGTACCTGGAAAACTTCATGACGTAGACCATGTCTTGGTGGATATCGGAACAGGTTACTTTGTAGAAAAG AATGTAGAGGACAGTAAAGGGTTCTTTAAACGCAAAATTGACTTTCTAACTAAACAAATTGAGAAAATTCAGCCTGCTCTTCAAGAGAAACATGCGATGAAGCAAG CTGTGGTAGAAGTTATGAATATGAAGCTCCAGCAACTGCACAGCCAACAGGCATCACAGTCTGGCACCACCAAAGCCTAA
- the espl1 gene encoding separin, protein MKCLRTEEYVQQLSCVKDTVVLHNALKKHVDDGLGLYGRTVCDRIIRACNQRLGSGTQDSAHQERLVDLVELAVQGFELLEEPGMQSNPFYLEKIVFHILQKVTTLRAHGPACRLGRLMYRRLKQLSAETDDYHVLVRNCFAVLWNGLLSNSGPALTPRDKLHCQLQALTFRLLEQESSSASSPSKVPLFVQEAIGEYERSCGTLTQDDVSFLTSELQELILSPFINPSEGRDSALISPSLPVRCEVVFKVCKLLCKSQFSAEALELLHKILEGVKDHGGLHSALSLVDRAVQLQCALSSGGECSKSFTECARILRGLSTAMSAPECHAILEACHLVIWALEAGQSKGMSIATLLTCFSFLEEYQELLLTWQKGSFSQQMQYSLCLSFYQGFISTYESLHTSQVSTGETLDRVLLYCQATAGCMLTELRTLNNDNFFLKSVCAVNNVVYELFNKKLYDGAFSLAVIVCQELCKDCPPSLPVDRVNRCFMLVVQCSRRGGQLDCALDWVVRWILVLGTQVLDHLAEPVSLWVKTKCDAARAGEDDTRLRTLRDGLGEISVDEEVLMCLLEQELRVYKEQTGDTAQERYNTLCDLLDICHEDSPHTLRRATYLCEMAQVVCYQDFRQQTDCSAVDFTHEALRLLAAEPKTAENTDRLKDEEAQASLWLYICTLESNLHEAVDTEKRLRAVQEVSKTEVNLDPVPTNDLEYEDKQKSQESQLVYDGLRFNLLAHSKLSEPLDRCLFLWRSLLGGSVPAVRDPKLTASSITLMSALYTLIGKHLQALEGYQLAAALFRSLGDAQNSASALCHSARILLYLGSPQLAKAELEKAEQSLTSDPSSEAMSVISMTAMLQRAQICFTLGQVEQGVCCLTEVIKQSGQHHSKSWYLLRARALQTASEYLSLDTQALDYLLRQSIIQHGVKTPDAAQYEGLKLLCSLVMMLLGNGFYGAPGPNTDTRFVDQGDSVVFKWLLLSEVLVCSERMVTIRSSSGAVHEAKAQCLEALKLATKLQTLSHCAELLVLKAELELMKGATEASGLDLEQVRNLLDLCTDFGQEQQQKCDLKIKPRKGRPAAPPSSGDVPEEEEDLSGILSSRAFLKEPVEAMSRLGSQGASPPLKPKRQCGLSCLTHAETCSCSCCSELSLARVSVHWALIQADLQSDQEVSRRLRHSARKRCRGVIAKLQSNLAILVSSKKSVGLTLLQAELGRMHLGTVLHLLRSGDKGKAAALWEEIDAGLEAVKPKGALMPELGPIRAALLEAKAVACLLALAMKKQSTPEELFSSVWCWNPPKTKLQIKTKTQPDSIPSENRKTKELSLVSKKAKDSGPKITITKSSMVFKTPKPSRTLRPKSASTSISDIRAFDFTNEVPEISVFTPSLTPASRRGIIKSKAAPKGSFEVYKDSSPAEEKPVVVPAAPKRTKRSRFKVEFSDESDTESAPPAVAKSEKKRNASNSKTRTLKPALNSNPSDAKLPVNLTVEPDPPRRARTSKKSTALPSTSCLSSEEETSLSSGRTRRGRPKKSQSSEVTEEPERMRMIKEDENEVLLNISLEELRGSDTEMKDTGSPDVDCEVLRRDLGADVGQECFSELRRTGPNGAGAQTSLPHPHTPLADLSLEAIQSHLRSSWLLLHHYPPPCIYPHVCSVLAQSLGQTDPTTTAMLHAQSLGVSTRHHMTRHVVSQFRKLKKSCNDVAEGLGALSLEESSGVTQSQKLSALEQIFSFTSSHPTKFPQSHIEEFNQQLKDLPSGITVCMLSLTGVYPDEIGSTILLTRLERDSTPITMRIPTADREHSVPMLLEEMDGVLKGQKEVSVVAEKSQWWEGRKALDARVEKLLEEMQDALGVWRTLLLPLTSDPELEVQVKCFQQALKGTKITRDMLMVVLSASPLLSLPDLQSLVEGTGLQDRDFLRLLQGCVTELKGREEPQGHTVLILDKYLQRLPWENIACLKSCSVTRMPSLHAVLGHSHLKQMDSSCVLSCGVNPKQVYYVLNPDGNLPDTEKRFQEWFTGERAWQGVCGTAPDQDKLQEAVTTKDLYIYIGHGAGARFLDAQTVLKGSLRAVALLFGCSSAALSVLGHQEGTGIILSYLTAGCPLVLGNLWDVTDRDLDRFTSALLQSWLSAGPGSSLLQHLAESRNATHLKHIIGAAPIAYGLPVYIC, encoded by the exons ATGAAGTGCTTGAGAACAGAGGAGTATGTCCAACAGCTGTCTTGTGTGAAGGACACTGTAGTTCTTCACAACGCACTGAAG AAACATGTGGATGATGGCCTTGGTCTATACGGTCGCACAGTGTGTGATCGTATCATCCGAGCATGCAACCAGCGGCTGGGCAGTGGCACGCAGGACTCTGCTCATCAGGAGCGTCTAGTGGACTTAGTGGAACTGGCCGTCCAGGGGTTTGAATTGCTAGAAGAGCCTGGAATGCAGAGCAACCCATTTTATCTGGAGAAAATAGTGTTCCACATCCTACAGAAAGTTACCACCCTTAGAGCTCATGGCCCTGCTTGTCGACTGGGAAGACTCATGTACAGAAGGCTGAAGCAATTGTCTGCAGAG ACGGATGACTACCACGTTTTGGTGCGGAACTGCTTCGCAGTGCTGTGGAACGGTCTCCTGTCTAACAGTGGCCCAGCCCTCACTCCAAGAGACAAACTCCACTGTCAGCTACAAGCTTTGACTTTCAGACTCTTGGAGCAGGAGTCCAGCTCAGCCTCTTCCCCATCCAAAGTCCCTTTGTTTGTTCAGGAGGCAATCGGAGAGTATGAACGATCATGTGGGACTCTGACTCAAGACGATGTGAGTTTTTTGACCTCTGAATTACAAGAACTGATCCTCAGCCCTTTTATCAACCCATCTGAAGGGCGAGACTCTGCATTGATAAGTCCCTCTCTGCCTGTAAGGTGTGAGGTTGTGTTTAAGGTGTGTAAACTGCTTTGTAAGAGTCAGTTTTCAGCAGAGGCTCTTGAGCTGTTGCATAAAATTCTGGAGGGGGTCAAGGATCATGGTGGGCTGCATTCAGCTCTGAGTCTTGTCGATCGGGCAGTGCAGCTGCAGTGTGCGTTAAGCTCTGGAGGAGAATGCAGTAAGTCGTTCACAGAATGTGCACGTATCCTCAGGGGCCTGTCCACTGCCATGTCTGCCCCAGAGTGTCATGCCATTTTGGAGGCATGTCATCTGGTGATTTGGGCATTGGAGGCTGGCCAGAGTAAAGGGATGAGCATAGCTACATTGCTGACTTGTTTTTCTTTCTTGGAGGAATATCAGGAACTTCTACTTACATGGCAAAAG GGGTCATTTTCACAGCAGATGCAGTACTCCCtttgtttaagtttttaccaaggcTTTATTAGCACATATGAAAGTCTCCACACATCTCAG GTGTCTACAGGCGAGACTCTGGACAGAGTGCTTTTGTATTGCCAAGCGACAGCAGGATGCATGCTGACTGAACTGCGGACACTCAACAATGACAATTTCTTTCTAAAATCAG TGTGTGCGGTGAACAATGTGGTATACGAGCTGTTTAACAAGAAGTTGTATGATGGAGCATTTAGTTTGGCTGTGATTGTGTGCCAAGAGCTGTGTAAGGACTGCCCACCCTCTCTACCTGTGGACAGG gtgaatcGCTGCTTCATGCTGGTGGTGCAGTGTAGTAGGCGTGGGGGACAGCTGGATTGTGCTCTAGACTGGGTTGTGCGCTGGATTCTGGTTTTAGGCACTCAGGTTTTGGATCATCTTGCAGAACCTGTGTCATTGTGGGTCAAAACCAAGTGTGACGCAGCCCGAGCAGGAGAGGACGACACACGCCTGCG GACTCTGAGGGATGGTTTGGGTGAAATATCGGTAGATGAGGAGGTGCTGATGTGTTTATTAGAGCAAGAGTTACGAGTTTATAAAGAGCAGACAGGAGACACAGCGCAGGAACGCTACAACACACTCTGTGATCTCCTAGATATCTGCCATGAAGATTCCCCACACACTCTGAGACGGGCTACTTACCTGTGTGAGATGGCACAGGTTGTGTGCTACCAGGACTTCAGACAACAGACTGACTG CTCAGCAGTTGACTTTACCCATGAGGCATTGAGGTTGTTGGCGGCAGAGCCAAAGACAGCAGAGAATACTGATAGGCTGAAAGATGAGGAGGCACAGGCATCCCTTTGGCTCTACATCTGCACTCTTGAGTCCAATCTGCATGAG GCTGTGGACACAGAGAAGCGATTGCGTGCAGTGCAGGAGGTGAGTAAAACAGAGGTGAATTTGGATCCTGTTCCCACTAATGATCTGGAGTATGAGGACAAACAGAAATCACAAGAGAGCCAACTTGTCTATGATGGACTTCGCTTCAATCTACTGGCCCATAGCA agCTGAGTGAGCCTTTAGATAGGTGTTTGTTTCTGTGGAGGAGTCTACTTGGGGGATCTGTGCCTGCAGTAAGAGACCCCAAACTCACAGCATCTTCAATCACACTGATGTCTGCCCTCTATACACTTATTGGCAAG CACCTGCAAGCTCTGGAGGGATATCAGCTCGCTGCTGCCCTATTCCGCAGCCTTGGCGATGCCCAGAACAGTGCTAGCGCCCTTTGCCACTCTGCCAGGATCCTACTGTATTTGGGCTCCCCTCAACTTGCAAAG gcaGAGTTAGAAAAAGCAGAACAGAGTTTGACATCTGACCCAAGCTCAGAGGCAATGTCTGTTATCTCAATGACGGCTATGCTGCAGAGAGCACAGATCTGCTTCACTTTAGGACAG GTGGAGCAAGGCGTATGCTGCCTGACAGAGGTGATAAAGCAGTCAGGTCAACATCATTCTAAGAGCTGGTACCTGCTCAGGGCACGAGCACTGCAGACAGCCAGTGAATATTTGAGTCTGGACACACAGGCTTTGGACTATCTGCTACGTCAGAGCATCATTCAACATG GTGTGAAGACTCCAGATGCAGCTCAATATGAAGGGTTGAAGCTGTTGTGCAGCTTGGTGATGATGTTGCTGGGCAATGGGTTTTATGGTGCCCCTGGACCAAACACCGACACTCGCTTTGTAGATCAAG GAGACAGTGTTGTGTTTAAGTGGCTGTTGCTGAGTGAGGTGCTGGTATGTTCTGAGAGGATGGTGACAATTAGGAGCAGCAGTGGGGCCGTTCATGAAGCTAAAGCTCAGTGTTTGGAGGCACTAAAACTGGCCACCAAACTGCAGACCCTCAGCCA CTGTGCTGAGCTGTTGGTGTTGAAAGCAGAACTGGAGTTGATGAAGGGAGCAACTGAAGCCAGTGGTTTAGACCTGGAGCAAGTTAGAAACTTACTGGATCTGTGCACAG ATTTTGGCCAGGAACAACAACAGAAGTGTGACTTGAAAATTAAACCTCGCAAAGGACGGCCAGCTGCTCCTCCTTCCTCTGGTGATGTccctgaggaagaggaggatctGAGTGGAATCCTCAGCTCTCGTGCCTTTCTCAAGGAGCCTGTGGAGGCCATGTCTAGATTAGGAAGCCAAGGAGCATCTCCCCCTTTAAAGCCCAAACGCCAGTGTGGGCTTTCCTGCCTGACCCATGCAGAGACCTGCTCCTGTTCCTGCTGCAGCGAGCTCAGCTTGGCTCGAGTCAGTGTCCACTGGGCTCTGATACAGGCAGATCTCCAGTCAGACCAAGAGGTATCACGACGACTACGCCACTCTGCCAGGAAACGTTGCCGTGGTGTCATAGCTAAGCTCCAAAGCAATTTGGCAATTCTTGTATCTTCTAAAAAGTCAGTTGGGCTGACACTGCTGCAAGCAGAACTCGGCAGAATGCATTTGGGCACTGTGCTTCATCTTCTCAGATCTGGAGACAAAGGGAAAGCTGCAGCACTGTGGGAGGAGATAGATGCAGGATTGGAGGCAGTGAAGCCAAAAGGGGCATTGATGCCAGAGCTTGGACCCATAAGAGCTGCTCTGCTGGAGGCTAAAGCTGTAGCCTGCCTCTTGGCCCTGGCCATGAAGAAACAGAGCACACCTGAAGAACTGTTCTCCAGTGTCTGGTGCTGGAACCCACCAAAGACCAAACtccaaataaaaactaaaacccAACCTGACAGCATTCCATCTGAAAACAGGAAAACCAAAGAGTTATCTTTAGTTTCTAAGAAAGCAAAAGATTCTGGGCCCAAAATTACCATCACAAAATCCTCAATGGTTTTCAAAACGCCCAAACCATCAAGGACTTTGCGGCCCAAATCGGCCTCCACTAGCATTAGTGATATAAGAGCATTTGACTTCACCAATGAGGTTCCTGAGATTTCTGTCTTTACACCCTCTCTAACACCTGCCAGCCGTCGTGGGATCATAAAGTCAAAAGCTGCCCCAAAGGGATCATTTGAGGTCTACAAAGATTCTTCTCCTGCAGAAGAGAAACCTGTGGTTGTGCCTGCTGCGCCTAAACGGACCAAGCGCTCTCGTTTCAAG GTCGAGTTCAGTGATGAAAGTGACACTGAAAGCGCACCTCCTGCTGTAGCGAAGTCTGAGAAAAAGCGAAACGCTTCCAACTCTAAAACGCGCACCCTAAAGCCAGCCCTGAACTCCAACCCTAGTGATGCCAAACTTCCTGTAAACCTCACTGTTGAACCAGATCCTCCCAGAAGGGCCCGGACCAGTAAGAAAAGCACAGCCCTGCCCTCCACCAGCTGTCTCTCCTCTGAGGAAGAAACTAGTTTATCCTCTGGACGCACACGCAGGGGCCGGCCAAAGAAGAGTCAGAGTTCAGAGGTCACAGAGGAACCAGAGAGGATGAGGATGATTAAAGAGGATGAAAATGAGGTTCTTTTGAATATCAGCCTGGAGGAGCTCAGAGGTTCTGATACGGAAATGAAAGACACAG GTAGCCCAGATGTAGATTGTGAGGTCCTGAGGAGAGATCTGGGTGCAGATGTTGGACAGGAGTGTTTTAGTGAGCTCAGGAGGACTGGACCGAATGGTGCTGGAGCTCAGACATCCCTACCACACCCTCATACACCTCTAG CTGACCTGTCATTAGAGGCGATCCAGTCGCACCTTCGTTCCTCATGGCTCCTCCTCCACCACTACCCCCCTCCCTGCATTTATCCCCACGTCTGCTCAGTGCTTGCTCAGTCACTCGGCCAGACTGATCCCACCACCACAGCAATGCTGCATGCACAGTCGCTTGGGGTGTCTACTCGCCACCACATGACCCGTCATGTTGTTAGCCAGTTCAG GAAGCTGAAGAAATCTTGTAATGATGTAGCAGAGGGTCTTGGTGCTCTGAGTCTGGAGGAATCATCTGGGGTGACACAGTCACAGAAACTCTCTGCACTAGAGCAGATCTTTTCCTTCACCTCATCACACCCAACAAAGTTCCCACAATCACACATTGAGGAGTTCAATCAGCAGCTGAAAGATCTGCCATCAG GAATAACAGTGTGCATGCTCTCGCTCACGGGGGTGTATCCTGATGAGATTGGCAGCACTATTCTTCTGACCCGACTAGAGCGAGACTCCACCCCAATTACTATGAGAATCCCTACTGCAGACAGAGAG CACTCAGTTCCCATGCTGCTTGAAGAGATGGATGGAGTGTTGAAGGGGCAGAAGGAGGTGAGCGTGGTTGCAGAGAAATCACAGTGGTGGGAGGGACGAAAGGCTTTGGATGCCCGTGTGGAG AAATTACTTGAGGAGATGCAGGATGCTTTGGGAGTGTGGCGAACTTTACTCCTCCCTTTGACCTCTGACCCTGAGCTAGAAGTTCAAGTTAAGTGCTTTCAACAGGCACTGAAAGGAACAAAGATCACACGGGACATGCTCATG GTGGTTCTCTCTGCATCTCCACTTTTGTCCCTGCCGGACCTACAGTCTCTTGTGGAGGGGACAGGTTTGCAGGACAGGGACTTCCTGAGGCTTCTACAGGGGTGTGTGACTGAACTGAAAGGGAGGGAGGAACCACAAGGACATACGGTTCTGATCTTGGACAAG tactTGCAGAGGTTGCCATGGGAGAACATTGCTTGTCTGAAATCATGTTCTGTCACTCGAATGCCCTCTTTGCATGCAGTACTAGGACACAGTCATCTGAAACAG ATGGATTCTAGCTGTGTGTTGTCTTGTGGTGTGAACCCCAAGCAAGTTTACTATGTGCTGAACCCAGATGGAAACCTGCCTGACACTGAGAAGCGgtttcaagaatggttcactgG TGAGCGGGCATGGCAGGGGGTTTGTGGAACTGCTCCTGATCAAGATAAATTACAAGAGGCTGTGACCACGAAAGACCTCTATAT TTACATAGGGCATGGTGCAGGAGCCCGATTTCTGGATGCTCAAACAGTTTTGAAAGGGTCTTTGCGGGCTGTGGCTCTCTTGTTCGGCTGCAGCAGTGCTGCTCTCAGTGTACTTGGCCACCAGGAGGGAACAGGGATCATCCTTAGCTATCTGACCGCTGGATG CCCACTGGTGCTTGGTAACCTGTGGGATGTGACTGATCGTGATTTGGATCGCTTCACGTCAGCGCTGCTCCAGTCCTGGCTCTCTGCTGGCCCTGGCTCCTCCCTGCTTCAGCATTTAGCAGAGTCGCGTAATGCTACGCACCTCAAACATATAATTGGTGCTGCGCCGATTGCATATGGCTTGCCTGTGTATATTTGCTAG